One Salvia splendens isolate huo1 chromosome 12, SspV2, whole genome shotgun sequence genomic window carries:
- the LOC121757552 gene encoding serine/arginine-rich splicing factor RS2Z32-like, whose protein sequence is MPREKTATPTTPTPPTPQQNFQDKRKWDGSREPFDNKRFQGTPNSARGKGKQTTPYQGGEYRQRAPPCAKCQKNHMGECRIGTNVCYKCGGVGHFAKECPSNNNVGVEGTPNGPRGNPTPPQQPQQRRQPYPTQARAYALGRKQAKAAQGDPKQDNLADMGTLLDMPVAVLFDTGASHSFISHSCLDALRLPVDELEHKMNVNSPVGDDVLVYSKNEKEHKEHLRITLETLRTEKL, encoded by the exons ATGCCACGAGAAAAGACAGCTACGCCTACTACTCCAACACCACCTACACCACAACAGAATTTTCAGGATAAGAGAAAATGGGACGGGAGTCGAGAaccctttgacaacaagagATTCCAAGGTACCCCAAACTCTGCACGGGGCAAGGGAAAGCAAACTACTCCATATCAAGGTGGAGAGTaccgtcagagagcacctcccTGTGCCAAGTGCCAGAAGAATCATATGGGAGAGTGCAGAATCGGGACAAAtgtgtgctacaagtgtggtggagtTGGACACTTCGCCAAGGAGTGCCCGAGCAATAATAACGTTGGAGTTGAGGGAACACCAAATGGgcctcgagggaatcctacCCCACCTCAGCAGCCACAGCAGCGTCGCCAACCATATCCcactcaagctagggcctatgctTTGGGACGCAAACAAGCTAAAGCCGCACAGGGAGATCCGAAACAGGATAATCTGGCAGATATGGGAACactacttgacatgcctgttgctgttctgtttgatacgggtgcatcgcacTCCTTTATATCCCACTCCTGCCTAGATGCTTTAAGACTtcctgttgatgaacttgaacataagatgaatgtgaactcaccAGTAGGAG atgatgtgctggttTACTCAAAGAATGAAAAAGAACATAAGGAACATCTAAGGATCACTCTAGAGACGCTGAGAACAGAGAAGCTGTaa